The Streptomyces collinus DNA segment CCACCGGTTTCGAAGGCCGGTGTGCGGGGGCGTACTTGAGGATGCGGAAGCGGTGGGTGCCGGCGAGTTCGCCGCCGGCCCGGACGTCCGTGCGGGTGGTGACGAAGTAGCCGGTGCCGAGCCTGGTGGTCTTGCGGCCGGACACCGACTCGATCACGGAGTCGAACGTGACCCGGTCGCCCGGGCGCAGCGGGCGCAGGTACTCCTGTTCGCAGTCGGTGGCGACGACCGCGTGGTGGCCCGACGCGTCGAGCAGCGTGAGGAGTTCGTCGTAGGCGGCGGTGCGCTCCGGGCGGCGGGTGAGGCCGGCCATGGTCCATGCCTGGAGCATGGTGGGCGGGGCGATGGCGTCCGGTCCCGTGTACGCGGGGCTGGTGTCGCCCATGGCCTCGCACCAGTGCCTGATCATCGGCTCGTTGACGAGGTCGCGGCCGACCCCGGTGGCGGCGGCCGGGAGGCCCTCGTAGGCCTTCAGGCGCGCCTCGAACTCCTCGTGGACCTCCGGCTCACCGATCACAGTTTCTGACTGTCCGTCAGATTTGGTGCCCCGTCAAGGCCCGGCAGACGCGAAAACGCCTGCGCGGCGGTACCGGAGTACCGCCGCTCAGACGTTGTGACCCCACGAAGTACACCCCCCAGCACCCGTGCCGGCGCCGCCCCGCCGGCCCGCTCAGCTCACCACCACAGCGGGGTGAAGCCGATGGCCGTGTCGGCGTTGCCCTGGCTGACGGCCGTGAACTCCGAGCCGGCGACCTGGGCGATGTTGCTGTGGTCCGAGGCGCCGTCACCGACGGCCTGCTGCTGGGCGGTGGCCGCGGTGCCGAAGTTGTCGCCGCTGACGCCGCTGCCGAGGACGCCCTGCTCGGCCTTGGTGACGGACGCGATGGACGCCGGCGGTACGGATGCTTGCCATGTTCTTGTCCCTCCAGGGCTTTCCGGAACCGAGGACGCACCGGCTCATGGCCGTTTCGTGCGTGAACCACTGCTGCCACCAGGGAAGTCGGCCGACCGCCCAGGTGCGGTGCTCGACGTCGCGAATCCAGAACTGCCCACCGAATCCCCGGCGAACCACATCGGAAGCCACTCTTCGCACGCAAGCGTGAGGACATGCCGATAAACCCCTATGTGTCACTTCCGCACCGGACGGGAGTGAAAGGGGGCGTTCGAACCCGGGTGCCGCAAGGGACGAAGCGTTCCAGCACCTTTCCCGGCCACCGTCCGGCCCCGGCGCGTCGCACCCGCTCCCCCTTTCCTTTTTCGAACGTACGTACGAAACTAGAGTCATGGCCACCACCGACCGGCAGGCCACGACGCTGGCCCTCGCACACGCCCTGTCAGCCGCCGAACGCGGACTGGCCGTCCTCCCCCTGTCCCGCTCCAAGCTCCCGGCCCTGCCCTCACCGCATCGCGACGACCCCGCGCCCTCCCCCTGCCACGGCGCGTGCGGCCGCCTCGGACACGGGGTCTACGACGCCTCCAGCGACCCGGACCGCATCCGCGAACTGTTCGCCGCCGCGCCCTGGGCGACCGGCTACGGCATCGCCTGCGGGCTGCCCCCGCACCATCTGATCGGCCTCGACCTGGACGTGAAGACCGGCACGGACTCCTCGGCCGCCCTGCGCGAGCTGGCACTGCGGCACCTGTTCACGATCCCGCCGACCGTGGTCGTCGTGACGCCGTCCGGCGGGCGGCACCTGTGGCTGAGCGGACCGCCCGAGGTGGTCGTCCCCAACTCGGCGGGCCGGCTCGCCCCCGGCATCGACATCCGGGGCGCGGGCGGCTACCTCGTCGGCCCCGGCTCCCGCACGGGCCAAGGTGTGTACGCCGCCGCCCCGGGCACCGCGCACCTGGCCCCCGCCCCCTGCCCCCGCTCCCTCCTGCGGCTGCTCCTCCCGCCACCCCGCGCCCACCAGCCGCTGCCCGCCCCGGCCGACGGGCACGGCCAGGGCCTGGTCCAGTTCGTCCTGGCCGCGCACGAGGGCCAGCGCAACACCCGCCTGTTCTGGGCGGCCTGCCGTGCCTACGAGGACGGCATCGGCCCGGCGCTCGTCGATCCGCTGGCCGACGCCGCCCGGGCCACCGGCCTCTCCGAACGGGAGGCCCGGGCGACGATCGCCTCGGCGGCACGGATGACCGGGCACCGGCCGTGACCACGGCCCCGCCCATGACCACCACTGAAAGACCTCGATGCAACTCCACGCGAAAAGGCCGGCCCTGGCGCTCGCCCGCCTCGTCCTGGCCTCCGGCCGCCCGGTGGACCTCGCCGAGCTGCGGTTCTCGTCGACGTACGGCGACCTGCTCGACGGCTACCCCTGCAAGCCGCTGAACGACCTGCGCATCCGCAGCCTCCTGCACGCCGCCGAGCGGTCCCGCCCGGGGACGCCGGTGCACCTCGTCCCGCCCCGGCGCGAGTACCCCGACCAGTACGCGGGCGGTCTCGGGCCGGTCGAGGTGCTGCCCGCCGTGGCCTGCCTCGGCACGTTCCACTCGGCGGCCCTGGACCCGGCCCGCGACCCGGTCGCCTGCCGCTCGCGCCTGACCGTCGTCTGGTTCCAGTCCACGCCCCGCCTGCCGTCGGACTGCGACGCCGAGCCCGCGCTGCGCGACCTCGACTGGCCGGTACTGGCCCGGGACGCCCCGGCGCCCCCGTAGGGTCGGCCGATGAGTGCTTCCCGTACGGAACTGCCGCGCTGGCAGTTCGAGTTCACCTGGTCGCTGTTCGAGTACCACCTGGAGCGGCTGGAGCCCGGGGACTTCCTCTGGGAGCCCGTGGGGCTCTGCTGGACGATGCGCCGGGGCCCCGACGGCACCTGGGTCCCGGACTGGGCGGACACCGAGCCCGACCCGGTCCCCGTGCCCACCCTGGGGTGGGTCACCTGGCACATCGGATGGTGGTGGAGCGTCACCCTCGACCACGCGCAGGGCCGCCCGCCCCGCGACCGGGCGGACATCGTCTGGCCCGGCGAGGGCGCCCCGACGGTCGAGTGGCTGCGGGACCTGCGCACCCAGTGGCTGAAGGTCCTGGACGGCCTCACCGACCAGGACCTGGACGCCACGGCCCCGTTCCCCTGGCCGAACGATCCCGGGCACACCGTCGAGCACATGGTGGCCTGGGTGAACGCGGAGCTGATGAAGAACGTGAGCGAGATCGGCCAGCTGCGGCTGCTGCGGGCGGCGTCCGTCTAGCCGGTGCCCGGGCCGCGGGCGCCGCGCCGCCGGGCCCGTGCCGCCCGGCGCGTCCGGCGCCGGCACCGCGACGGACGGGCGCGCTGGGCGCCTGGTGACGCCGGTCTTCCCCCGGGCGATCGCCACGCCGGGCGGTTCGTCCACGCCGGCCACCGGGAGCGGAGGAGGCGCGGTGACGCAGGCGGCAGCGGTGACGGTGGCGGAGGCGGCGGCGGTGACGGTGGCGGAGGGGGCGGCGGCCGGTCGAGGGCGATCGATCCGATCACCCAGTCGCGCAGGGCGCCTCGAATACGCCGGGATGGCCCAGCCGTTCTACGAGGCGTTCAGCCAGGCAGTGTCCCCGGCTCCCGGGGCGTGGCCGCCCGGGCCGTGACATCGTGGGGGCATGAGCATCGACGTTCGCCCGGCCACGGACTTCGAGGACGTCCGTGCCGTGCTCGGGCCGAAGTCGCCCACGGCGAACGTCTGCTGGTGCCTGAGCTACCGGATCCCCTCCCGGCTCAACAACGAGCTGCGCGGTCCGGCCCGCGGCGCGTACGTCGCCGACCTGTGCCGCGCGGATCCACCCCCGGGCGTCCTCGCCTACGACGGTGACGAACCGGTCGGCTGGGCCGCCGTCGCCCCGCGCGCGGACACCTCCTTCGCCCGCAACCGCAAGATCCCGCACGTCGACGACCTGCCGGTGTGGTCGCTCTGGTGCGTACGGGTCCGCCCCGGCCACCGCAAGCAGGGCATCTCGCACGCTCTCATCGCCGGCGCGGTCGAGTTCGCCCGCGACCGGGGCGCACCGGCGATCGAGGCGTACCCCTTGGACAACGGCGACGCCAAGGTCGACCTGACGATGGCGTACGCGGGTCTGCGGAAGAACTTCGAGCGCGCCGGCTTCGCCCACGCGGCGGACACGACCTCGGTCCTGGCCGGTCATCCCCGCGTTCTGATGCGCCTCGGCCTGCGCTGAAAAAAGGCTCGACCGCTGGCGACGGGGGATGCACCAGCGGTCGAGCCATGGCCAAGGGTAACAAGCGCTTGCCCACCGCGAGCCGACTGGCCGTCAGGAAGGCACGGTTGTGACTGGTATCACTGAACTACCTTGATACCTCCGCCGGTTGGACGAGACGGCCTCGTCAGCCGTCGCACGGCGGATCGTAGGAGAGCCGGGGCAGGTACTCCCGCCAGGTGTCCGGCGTCAGCACGCCCCGGGTCATCGAGCAGATGCGGCCGATGGCCGTGTCGACGTCGAGATCCCAGAGCCGGATCGTGTCCGCGCCGCTCGACACCCCGAGCATGTCGCTGTTCGGGCTGAACGCGAGGAAGGTGCCGGTCTTGGCGTTGGGGCTCATCGACGGGCCGATCGCGGTGGCGTGCGCGGGGTCGGAGACGTTCCACAGCCGGACGGTGCTGTCGTTGCCGCCGCTGGCCAGGGTGCGGCCGTCCCGGCTGAACGTCAGCGACACGACCGCCTCCGTGTGGCCCGTGAGCCGCTCCTGCTCGGAGGCCTCGGCGGGGTCCGAGATGTCCCAGAGGCGGACGGAGTTGTCGTCACCGGCGCTGGCGAGCATGCGGCCGTCGCGGCTGTGGGCGAGCGCGTTGACCGCTCCGAGGTGGCCGCGCAGAGGTGCCCCGATCAGGGTGGCCCGGCCGGGGTCGGCCGCGTTCCACAGCCGGATCGTGCCGTCCGCGCTGCCGCTGGCGAGCGTCCGGCCGTCCGGGCTGAAGACGAGGTGGTTGATGTAGCCCTTGTGGCCGGTGAGGGGGGTGCCGAGCGGGCGCGGCCGGGCCGGGTCGCCGATGTTCCACAGCTGGATGGTGCGGTCGTCGTAGGCGGTGGCCAGGATCTGCCCGTCGGGGCTGAAGGCCAGCGGGTCGGCGTACCGGATGCGCAGGGGTGCGGGAGAGCCGTGGCGGACCGGGCGCTCGGGGTCGCCGAGGTTCCACAGCTCCACCACCCGGTCGCCCGTCACGACCGCGAGAGTGCGGCCGTCCGGGGAGAACTCCAGGGAGCGCACGTCGCCCTTGCCCGGGCGAAACGGTTCTCCTATCCGGATCGGCCTGCCGGGCGTCCGCACGTCCCACAGCCGGATCCGCCCGTCCCGGGCCGCCGTCGCGAGAAGCCGCCCGTCGGGTCGGAACACTCCGGTCCGGCCGGTCATGTCCGACGTGGGCAGCGACCACAGGCGGACCCTGTTGTCGCCCGCCCCGGTGGCGAGCGTGCGCCCGTCGGGGCTGAAGCCGAGCGCGTACATCTCGCCGCTGCTGCCCGCGAGGGGCCCTCCGACCTGCGACGCGTGCTCCGGATCGCCGACCTTCCACAGGCTCGCGGTGCTGTCCGCGCTGGCCGCGGCGAGCATGTTCCCGTCCGGGCTGAAGGCCACGGACCAGACCGGCCCGGTGTGGCCGGTGAGCGGCGCGCCGACCGCGGCCGGGCGGCCCGGACCGGCCATGTTCCACAGGTGTACGGTGCCGTCCGCGCTGCCGCTGGCGAGCGTGCGCCCGTCGGGGCTGAAGTCCACGGAGTGCACGGTGGCGGTGTGGCCGGTCAGCGGCGCCCCGGCCGGCTCCGGGCGCCCCGGGCCGGACACGTCCCACAGCCGGATCGTGCCGTCGTCGCCCCCCGCGGCCAGCGTCCGGCCGTCCGGGCCGAACGCCACCGACCGCACCGCTGCCGTGTGCCCGGTCAGAGGCTCGCCCTCGGCCCGCGGCCGGCTCGTGTCGGCCACGTTCCACAGCCGGACGGTGCGGTCGTCGCCGGCGGAGGCCAGCGTGCGGCCGTCCGGGCTGAAGTCGATCAGGTAGATCGTGCCGTCGTGACCGGTCAGGGGCTCGCCGAGCCGCTTCGGGTGTTCGGGGTCGGTCACGTCCCACAGCCGGATCGTGCCGTCGTCGGAGGCGCTGGCCAGCGTCCGGCCGTCCGGACTGAAGACCGCGCTGCTCACCCAGCTCGTGTGACCGGTGAGGGGCCTGCCCAGGGGTTTCGGGCGCTTGGGGTCGGCGACGTTCCACAGCCGTACGGTCCGGTCGTAGCTGGCGGTGGCCAGGAGCTGTCCGTCCGGGCTGAAGGTCGTCAGGTAGACGGCGCCCGTGTGGCCGGTGAGGGGGGTGGACAGCGGGGCGTTCACGATGGAGATCAGACGGCTGTTCGCGCCCTTGTCGTCGGGCCGCAGCCCGTGCGCCACGAGGTCGAGCTGCGCGGACAGCGACGGATCGGTGTGCTGGACGCGGTCGGACTGGGCGAGCACCTGCTCGAAGACGGCCGCGTCCCGCTGCTTCCAGGCCACGACGGCCGACCCGCCGGCCACCATCGCCAGCACGACCAGCGCCGCCACTGCGCCCCGGCTGATCCAGCTGATCCGCCTGCGCAGCCGGACCGACGCGGCCAGGAACTCCACCGCGCTGCGGGTCAGGAAGGTGTCCCCGGCGGACCTCGCCCAGCCGTCGGCCTGCTCCAGCCGGGAGCCCCGGTAGAGCAGCGAGGTGTCGCGGTTCGACTCCTCCCAGGCCCGGCCGTCCTCCTCCAGGCGCTGGCGCAGCAGATTGCCCTGCCGGTCCTCGTCGATCCAGTCGCGCAGCCGCGGCCAGGCGTGCAGCAGCGCCTCGTGGGTGATCTCCACGGTCTCCGCGTCGAGCGTCACCAGCCGGGCGCGGACCAGTGCTTCGAGGGACTCCTCGGTCTTGCACGGGTCGGCCGACTCCTGTGCCAGCTGATCCCGGGTTCCGCGGCGGCGCGTGGCCTGGGTGTCCTCACCCAGCCGGACCAGGCGGAGCAGGAGCAGCCGGGCGGCCGTGCGCGCGGCCGGGTCGAGGTCGGCCCAGGCCCGTTCGGCGGTCGCCGCGACCGCGCCCTGGATGCCGCCGGCCGCGCGGTAGCCGGCCAGCGTGAGCCGGCCCCCCTTCCTGCGCTGCCAGGTGGCGAGCAGGGCGTGCGAGAGGAGCGGCAGCACGCCGGCGTCGTGCGCGGGGCGCAGGCCGTCGGCACTGACCTCCCGGACGATCAGCTCCGCGAGGCCAGGTTCCAGCTCCAGGCCGACGGCCTTGGCCGGGCCGGTCACCGCCTCGCGCAGCTCCGCGGTGGTCAGCGGCCCGAGCACCATGTGCCGGTGCTGGAGTGCGTCGGCCAGCTCGGGGTATCTCAGGCAGCGGTAGTAGAAGTCGGCGCGGATGCCCAGCACCACGACCGCCGGGGCCGGTTCGCCGGGGCCGGCGGGCGAGCAGACGGCGTGCAGAACCTCGATGAAGGCGCGCCGGTCTGCCTCGTCGGGGCAGAGCGTGAACGTTTCCTCGAACTGGTCCACGATCACGACCGGACGGGCCCCGGAGGGAGCCACGCGCCGGGCCCAGGCGGCGACGGCGGCGCGGGCGGCGGCGGGGCCCGGGGCCGGTCGGGCCTCGGGTGCCGGGGCCGGCCGAGCGGCGGGCTCCGAGGCCGGTCGGGTCGCGGGCTCCTGAGGAGCGGGTTTCGGAGGAGCGGGCTTCTGGGGGGCGGGCTCCTGAGAGGCGGGTTTCTCTGCGGGGGATGGTCCGGGGCCATCTCCAGGAGAGGAAGCGGCGACTCCGCCGGGAGAGGCCCCCGGCACTCCCCTGGGAGACGGGCCGGATCCGGCTCCCTCCGGCCGGGGCGAGGCTCCCCCCAGCGGGGCCGACACGACGGACGCCAGCTCGGGGATGCGGCGGCACAGCTCCGTGAGCGGATCACCCCCCGGTACGAGCTGCACGACGTGCCGCGCCCGGCCGCTGCCGTCGCCGCCGTCGCTCCCGCCCCCGCCCGGCGCACCGCCCCGCAGGGCAGGCACCAGACCGGCGTTCAGCAGCGAGGACTTTCCCGCCCCCGACGCACCCACGAGCATGACCAGGCCGCCCGTGTCCGCGGCGGCCCCGAGCTGGGTGACGAGCGCGTCCGTGCTCCGCTCCCGTCCGAAGAACCACCGGGCGTCCTCCCGGCGGTAGGAGGCCAGCCCGCGGTACGGGCACACCCCGCCGGGCGCGGACGCGGCCCCGTCCGCGGACCGTTCCTCGCCCGCGGACGCCGCGGGGCGCTCGCCGACCGGGTCGGCCACCGCGCTTTCCCACAGCCGCTGCCACTGGCCGAGGTCGTACAGGCCGGGGGAGACCGGCGTGGGCCGCGAGCGCCGCGCCTCGGGGATCAGCACGTACAGCACGGCCGCGAGAGCGGGGAACTGGGCCGGCACGTTCCGGGCCCGCCGCCAGTCGCTGATGCGCTGGGCGGACACCCGCACGGGCCGCCCGCGTTCGTCGACCCGCTGGAGCCGGACGACCGCTTCGGACACCCGTTTGAGAGGAGGGTTGCCGGCTTCCTTGTACAGCAGTGCGAGGCGTTCCGCGAAGGCGGTGCGTGCCCCCGAGTCGGAACTCAAGGTCTCAGCTCCTTACTTCCCACGCCTGGACGTCCGGACCGGAAAGGTCACTTTATATGGCTGACCTGCGGTAATGCCCTCCGCTGGATGCCGGAACCTCCTCCCAGGTGGCCGAAAATGGCAGGATCCGGACGCACCAGCGGGCTCATCCGGTCAGCTGCCGTCCGAGCCGGACGACTCCACCCCCCACCGTTCGGTACCGGTCCCCACGAGGGGAGGGACCGGTGCCGGACGACGTGGTGATCCTCCCCAGCGGACCCCGCCCCGCAACCCTGGCGGACCGTCCGGTCCGGCCCTGGCCGACCGCGCTCCCGGACCCTGGATAACTGACGACCCGTCAGCTATGGTCGCCCTGCCGTACCGCTTCGGAGCGATGTACCCGACGTACAGGGGTGAGCGCAGTGGAGTCACGTCCCGAGAGCCCACAGCCGCAGGGTGCGCCGCGCTGGGTCGCGATGTTCTACCGGCCGGCCGCGGACTCCTGGCGTACGGCCGCGCAGTCGCCCCACCGCTCGCCCGTGCTGTACGCCCTCGGCGAGATGACCCGGGCCGTGCGGGCCCGGGGCGACGAGGTGACGGTGGCCCTGTGGGGGCCGAAGGACGGCGCGTGGCACCGGTACGACGCCCCGCAGCAGCAGACCGCCGTGTCCCGGCCGGATCCTGAGCCCTCCCCGGGCGAACCGGCCACCCTGGCGGAACGGATGACCGGCCGCCGCCACCAGGTCCTCATGGCCGGCCTGACCAACGCGGGCCTCTACGACCTCTCCCCCGAGGACGACACGACCGTCCAGACCCTGGTCGAACGGCTCGACGAGGCCGCCGTACGCCGGATCGCCGACTGGCTGACGGCCGCCGGCGGCACGCGGTAGCCGGGCCGGTTCAGCCGACGGCGTGCTGGGCAGGCAGTCTCCCGACGGCCACCGGCTCCCGATGCCGTCAGGAGGGGGACAAAGCGGCATGAAGGTCTCTGTCGACCGCGATCTCTGCTACGGCTCCGCCGAGTGCGCCCACCGGGTTCCGGCCGTCTTCGAGTTCGTCGACGGCTTCGGGGTCGTCCGCCCGGGCCGCGAGCAGACGGGCGAGGACCCGGAGATCCTGGAGGCGGCGGAGAAGTGCCCGAGCCAGGCGATCAGCATCACCGGGTCACCGCACCCGACGCCGGGCCCGCCGGACCTGCCAGACCTGCCGTAGGGAGGGCCGATGCCGGCGCCGAGCCTCCTCGCGGTCTTCGCCCACCCCGATGACGAGGCCCTGTCGGCGGGCGGCATCCTCGCCCGCCACGCCTCCGCGGGCGCGCGCACGGCCGTCGTCACGCCGACCTGGTCGGCGGACACCCCGCGCGCCGCCGAACTGGCCGAGGCGCTCCGCATCCTGGGCGCCGGCCCGCCCCGCATGCCGGGCTACGCCGACTCCCGCGTCCCGAGTTCGGCCCCGGGCAGACCGCGCTGGTGCGACGCCCCGCTGGACGAGGCGGTGGGGGAACTGGTCGCGCACCTCCGCGACGTCCGCCCGGAGATCGTCGTCACCCATGACGCCTACGGCGGCCTGACCGGCCACGAGGACCACGTGCACACCCACCGGGTGACCACGCTCGCGGTCCACGCCGCGGGCCTGGAACGCCTCTTCCCGGACGCCGGAGAACCCTGGCAGCCGAGCGCTCTGTACCTGGCCACCCACCCGCACTCGGCCCTGCGGGCGTGGGGCGGACACTGGGCCCCCACGGGCAAGGCGATGCGCACGGTCCCCGACGAACGCGTCTCCGTCACCGTCGACGTCACCCCCTGGCTGGACCGGAAGATCGCCGCGGTCCTGGCCCACCGCACGGAAGTGGCACGGGGAGCCGCACCCGGCCTGATCGCCGCCCTCTCCGCGCCGGAGCGGGAACGGCTGCTCGGCACGGAGTGGTACACCTGCCACGACCTGACTCCGGCGGCGCCTCCGTGGCCGGGCCGCTCGTGATCCTCAGTCCGCTGCCGGCCGCCCGCCCAGCTCCAGGACGAGGTGATAACCGCCGGCCAGGTCGACACCGGTCCGCTCGCGGAGCAGCTTGACCGCGGTGATCTGCTGCCCGTCGTCGAGCAGAGCGGTCAGCTCCGCGACCAGTTCGGCATCGAGCCGACGCAGCGCGGCCAGCCCCTCGGCTTTGCTCGTGGGCAACGCCTGCCCCTCGGCGAGCAGTTCCACAGCCTCCCGGGCGGGGCCCCGCTTGAGCCAGGAGCCCCTGCGCAACCGCCGCACGGCCTTGCCCGTACGCCCGTCCGCGGCCAGCGCCCTCGCCTCGTCCTGGGCTTCCCGCCCGACGGGGGTGATGAGGGCGGCCGTCCGCACCTTGGTGTTCGTCATGACACTCCTGCGTCGTGGGGTCTCAAGGCTGAAGCCGTGGGGTCTCAAAGCTGAAGACGTGGGGCCTCAAAGCTGAAGCCGTGCGGTCTCAAAGCTGAAGACGGTGCGAAGCCGGTTGCCGTTGCCCCACCCGGCAGAGGCGCCCCGCCGGCCCGCTCAGCGCAGGCGGTGGCTGTTTCCGGCTCGGCAGGAACTGCACCTCGCCCTGGATTCGCCACCCCAGGGCGAGGAGGGCACCGCCCGAAAGCACTGTGCCGCCTTTCAAGGGGCTTGACCTTGACACGGTGACAAGGTTTTTGCTTGGCCGCGGGAGGTGGTTCTGATCAACACGACCGACGTGACCCCGCAGAACGCCCGCATACTCAAGGCCCTGAGCGCTGAGGACTCGTCGATCCGGCTGCGGGCGGCCCTGGCGGCCGGCTCGAACGCCGACTCCGCGTTCTTGGGGACGCTCGTCGAGCGGTGCGCGGTCGAGCCGGACTTCTTCGTACGAGACATGCTGTCCTGGGCTCTGACCCGCCTCTCGCCGGAGATCACCCTGCCCCGGATCCGCCAAGAGCTCGACTCCGAGCGCAACCAGGCCCGCAGCCAGGCGCTGCACACGCTCTCCAAGATCGGCGACCAGAACACGTGGGCCTGGATCGGCCGCGACATGCTGCGCGACGCCGACGACGAGGTCGCGCGAACCGCGTGGCGTGTCGCGGTCGTCCTCGTGCCCGAGGACGAGGACGCGGAGAAGGACCTGGTCGACGAACTGGTTCTGCAGCTGGGCCGCGGCGACCGCGGCATGCAGCTGAGCCTGAGCCGGGCCTTCGCCGACCTCGGCGACGTGAGCAGGCCCGCCCTGGAGAGGGCCGCGGAGCATCCCGATCCAGCGGTGGCCGCGCATGCCCGTGCCACCGAACTGCTCCGGCAGAACCCGGAGACCGATTTCGACACGGCCGTCGAGGAGGCCAAGCGCGTGGCCGCACTCGGTCCGGAACGAGCGGCCGCAGTTTCCGCCGCCGCGTCGGCAGGCACCAGGACCTATGAGACCGCCGAGGCGGAGACGACCGAGCCTGTGAGGGGATCGGAGGCAGCACATTGCTGATCGGCGATGTGGCCGGCCACTCCGGGGTGAGTCCCCGGATGCTCCGGCACTACGACGCCCTCGGTCTGGTGCGGCCGACGGGCCGCACCGTCGGCGGCTACCGCGAGTACTCCACCGAGGACCTCCGCCGGATCTTCCACGTGGAGAGCCTGCGATCCCTCGGGCTCTCCCTCAAACAGATCGGCCGCGCGCTGGAGGACCCGGCCTTCACGCCGTCCGCCTTGGTCAGCGATCTCATCCGGTGGACGGAGGACCGGCTGGCGCGGGAACAGGAGCTGCTCGGGCGACTCCGTGCGATCGACGCGTCGGCACCCACCGGTTGGCAGGACGTCCTGCGCATCGTCGAACTCATGCGGGACCTCAACTCGACCAACGCCGCGCGCAGGCAGCAGGCCGCCCTGGCCCGGTCGGAGGGCGTGTCGGCTTCCGCCGAGCTGCTGGCCGGGGCGGTCCTGGCCGAATCCGACCCCCACGTCGCGGGCGCCCTGCGCTGGGCGCTCGCCCGAACGGGCGGCGAAGGCGTGGCGGCGCTGCACGCCGGCGCGCACTCGGAGGACGTCGACATCCGGCGGCGCGCGGTGCTGACGATCGCCGAGATGCCCGAGGCGCCGGGTGCGAGCGCGGTGCTTGCGGACGCCCTCGGGGACCAGGACACCACGGTGCGCAGGCACGCTGCTCTCGCTCTGGGCAGGCACGGCGTGGCCGCGACCGTGCCCATCCTCGTCGACATGGTGGTCGAGGGCTGCAACGACCTGGAAGCGGCGGAGGTTCTGGGAACGCTGTCCCAGGACCCCGGGTGGGCGGACCGGATCACGACCGCGCTGGTCCACGAACTCGCCGCGCCCACCGCGGACTCAGCGACGCGGATCCGCCTCATCCAGGCGCTGGTCGAGCTCGCGGGAACCGCCGCGCGAGAGGTCCTGCGCCAACTGGCCCACGACGACGACCGCGCTGTCGCCCTCGTCGCCTCGGCCCTGGCCGGAGTCCTCCAGGAGCACTCCCTTGAGGACCGAACGGACGAGGGTTCCTGAAAGCAGGGCGCCAGGACAGTGTCACGAACACTCTTGTCACGGCACGCGTAAAGCCTGGAGGGCATCACGCTCACGCCTGGCGAGCGCGTGCAGCACGGCCTGATCACCATGCCGGTCACGGGCGGCTGCGACAAGGACATCGACGGCGAGCGTGGCTTCGGGCGTCCAGCAGTGAGCGCCCACGCTCAGAGCCAGGTCATCGAGGTGCACCGCCAATTCGACGCACGGGTTCAAAGAAGGATGTTCCGCTTCTATGCCAAGGCGCTTCACCGCAACCAACAGCGCGCGAACCAACAGGTCGAGCGGGCCTTGGCGGATGCCGACACCGAGTAGATCAGGCGGTCCGGCCGACCAAGGGCGCCATCCCACCGACGTAGGAGGGGTGGCGCCTTCGTCATCCCGCCCTCTGCCTGTTCTGGATCGCTCCCGGAGACAGCGCCGAGAAGCCGCGCAGAATTACAGACGGATGACGACGAGGGCGATGTCGTCTGGGCCGCCACCAGCGACATCGAGGCGGGCCAACAGCGCGTCGGCCAGTTGGTCAGGCGAAAGGGAGCTGTCCTTGGCCAGGGCTGTGGTCAGGCGTGCCAGGCTGGCGTAGATGTCCTCGTCACGACGCTCGATGAGGCCATCGGTGTACAACACGAGGGTGTCCCCCAGGTTGTAGGCGAGGCCGGCCTGGGGGCGGGGGACATGGTGGGGGCGGGCGCCGAGCGGGGGGTCGGTCGCCTGATCCAGCAGCTCCCAGGTCC contains these protein-coding regions:
- a CDS encoding MerR family transcriptional regulator; the encoded protein is MLIGDVAGHSGVSPRMLRHYDALGLVRPTGRTVGGYREYSTEDLRRIFHVESLRSLGLSLKQIGRALEDPAFTPSALVSDLIRWTEDRLAREQELLGRLRAIDASAPTGWQDVLRIVELMRDLNSTNAARRQQAALARSEGVSASAELLAGAVLAESDPHVAGALRWALARTGGEGVAALHAGAHSEDVDIRRRAVLTIAEMPEAPGASAVLADALGDQDTTVRRHAALALGRHGVAATVPILVDMVVEGCNDLEAAEVLGTLSQDPGWADRITTALVHELAAPTADSATRIRLIQALVELAGTAAREVLRQLAHDDDRAVALVASALAGVLQEHSLEDRTDEGS